Proteins encoded in a region of the Spiribacter sp. 1M189 genome:
- a CDS encoding DUF2334 domain-containing protein, whose translation MSRPDVHLSIHDVMPSTLPRVQALIDLCHDCGWPPPVLLVVPGAGWDDAGIETLRRWRADGHELAGHGWRHRIARYGGLWHRLHSALISRDVAEHLALDAEGILALMRDCHAWFESHELTPPMLYVPPAWALGALPRARLGEQPFDSVETMRGIYSQASGRWRYRALLGYEAGNGLQHRALQISNAVNRARAPRAGLRIGLHPQDAQLPLAGAMRRDLLRFSPRPPAGG comes from the coding sequence ATGAGCCGGCCCGACGTCCATCTGAGCATCCACGATGTCATGCCGAGCACGCTACCGCGGGTGCAGGCCCTCATTGATCTATGTCATGACTGCGGCTGGCCGCCACCGGTACTGCTGGTGGTGCCCGGCGCCGGCTGGGATGACGCGGGGATCGAGACCCTGCGGCGCTGGCGGGCCGACGGGCACGAACTGGCCGGCCATGGCTGGCGGCATCGCATCGCGCGCTACGGCGGGCTCTGGCACCGGCTGCACAGTGCCCTCATCTCCCGCGATGTGGCCGAGCATCTGGCACTGGATGCCGAGGGCATTCTCGCGCTCATGCGCGACTGCCATGCCTGGTTCGAGTCTCATGAGCTGACCCCACCGATGCTCTATGTGCCACCCGCCTGGGCGCTGGGCGCCCTTCCGCGAGCCCGGCTCGGCGAACAGCCATTCGATTCGGTGGAGACGATGCGAGGCATCTATTCCCAGGCCAGCGGCCGCTGGCGCTATCGGGCACTCCTCGGCTATGAGGCGGGTAACGGACTGCAACATCGGGCGCTGCAGATCAGCAACGCCGTCAATCGCGCCCGCGCCCCGCGGGCGGGGCTGCGCATCGGGCTGCATCCGCAGGATGCGCAGCTCCCGCTGGCGGGGGCGATGCGACGGGATCTGCTGCGGTTCAGCCCGCGTCCGCCAGCAGGCGGTTGA
- a CDS encoding superoxide dismutase — MAFTLPDLPYGYDALDRSIDARTMEIHHTKHHNTYVTKLNDAVNGTDYEGKPLEELLSGISTLPAAVRNNGGGHYNHSLFWNMLSPNGGGAPNGAVADAINEAFGSFDSFRETFTNAALGRFGSGWAWLIHTAEGLKVTSTPNQDNPIMDVAEVRGTPVLGIDVWEHAYYLRYQNRRPDYVEAFWDVVNWEEVNRLLADAG; from the coding sequence ATGGCCTTCACGCTACCGGATTTGCCTTACGGTTATGACGCCCTGGATCGCTCCATCGATGCCCGCACGATGGAGATCCACCACACCAAGCATCACAACACCTACGTCACCAAGCTGAACGACGCGGTGAACGGCACCGACTACGAGGGCAAGCCGCTCGAGGAGCTGCTCAGCGGTATCTCCACGCTGCCGGCGGCGGTGCGCAACAACGGCGGTGGCCACTACAACCACTCGCTGTTCTGGAACATGCTCTCGCCGAACGGCGGTGGCGCGCCGAACGGGGCGGTGGCGGATGCCATCAACGAGGCGTTCGGCTCCTTCGACAGCTTCCGCGAGACCTTCACCAACGCGGCGCTTGGTCGATTCGGCTCGGGCTGGGCCTGGCTGATCCACACCGCCGAGGGCCTTAAGGTGACCTCCACGCCCAATCAGGACAATCCGATCATGGACGTCGCCGAGGTCCGCGGTACGCCGGTGCTGGGCATCGACGTCTGGGAGCATGCCTACTACCTGCGCTACCAGAACCGCCGGCCGGACTACGTCGAGGCGTTCTGGGACGTGGTCAACTGGGAAGAGGTCAACCGCCTGCTGGCGGACGCGGGCTGA
- a CDS encoding SHOCT domain-containing protein — MTARTVFINCACLLLLTGCGANLDLSTANLGLGTAGSAQAVPTEASEVVIGTEPPDFDARSTGRHRGIARANCNSSSSVEEARQEALELLRRRAANNGADYIRLTGSGSIDERGSCLDGFFRLDGVGFAELTATRQADSGMSPADTLTSRLEELDALLDRGLINQTEYDQLRQQVLDEPY, encoded by the coding sequence ATGACCGCCCGTACCGTATTCATTAATTGCGCTTGCCTGTTGCTGCTCACGGGCTGCGGAGCCAACCTGGACCTGTCCACGGCGAACCTGGGTCTGGGGACTGCCGGTTCGGCCCAGGCCGTACCAACGGAAGCGAGCGAAGTCGTCATCGGTACGGAACCACCCGATTTTGATGCCAGGAGCACGGGCAGACATCGCGGGATCGCCCGCGCCAACTGCAACTCAAGCAGCAGTGTCGAGGAGGCCCGGCAAGAGGCACTTGAACTGCTGCGCCGGCGCGCTGCCAATAACGGAGCGGATTATATACGCCTGACCGGTTCCGGCAGCATCGACGAGCGCGGATCCTGTCTGGATGGATTCTTTCGCCTCGACGGCGTGGGCTTTGCCGAGCTGACGGCAACCCGTCAGGCGGATAGCGGGATGAGTCCCGCCGATACGCTCACCTCCCGGCTTGAGGAGCTCGACGCCCTGCTCGACCGGGGCCTGATCAACCAGACCGAGTATGACCAGCTTCGCCAGCAGGTCCTCGACGAGCCGTACTGA
- a CDS encoding DUF2058 domain-containing protein translates to MSDSLRDQMLKAGLIDEQSVKKTRSSKRKKRRRGEADAEQSAASEAAARREADRRARDRTLNARRQEERKQEADEKAARQMVIDSEIAHDGEERFQFSHNGRIRPIHVSAAQRRELASGKLAIARTRGRYRLIPGDIVEKVRSRAPFLIAWTAADSDAGDEDDAYADHPVPDDLMW, encoded by the coding sequence ATGAGTGACAGCCTTCGCGATCAAATGCTCAAGGCGGGTCTTATCGACGAACAATCGGTCAAGAAAACCCGCAGCAGCAAGCGCAAGAAGCGCCGGCGCGGCGAGGCCGACGCCGAACAGAGCGCCGCCAGCGAGGCGGCTGCCCGGCGCGAGGCCGACCGACGCGCGCGCGATCGCACGCTCAACGCCCGGCGCCAGGAGGAGCGCAAGCAGGAGGCCGACGAAAAGGCGGCGCGGCAGATGGTGATCGACAGCGAGATCGCCCACGATGGCGAGGAGCGCTTTCAGTTCAGCCATAATGGCCGCATCCGTCCCATCCATGTCAGCGCCGCCCAGCGCCGTGAACTCGCCAGTGGCAAGCTTGCCATCGCCCGAACGCGGGGACGTTACCGGCTCATCCCGGGGGATATTGTCGAGAAGGTCCGCAGCCGGGCGCCATTCCTCATCGCCTGGACCGCCGCGGACAGCGACGCCGGCGACGAGGACGACGCCTATGCCGATCACCCGGTCCCCGACGATCTCATGTGGTAG
- a CDS encoding S9 family peptidase — MTDRPGSGAIRPPLAMRRPITDTRHGVTRTDPYAWLRDAHWRDAMVDPERLDPAIRDYLEAENRYAESVMNPLEPLRQSLVTELRGRIREDDSSVPAPEGPWAYYSRYREGGQHPLLCRHPRDGGEEQVLFDGDSEAAGTEYFRLGGAAHSPDHRYLAWASDRSGAEAFSIRVRDLATGDDLHEVIHPARGDMAWANDGESFLYTVIDDEHRPRWVYRHRVGMPAESDELVYTERDPGFFLGVDRTESGRYLLIDSHDHTTSEVRWLPADDPTAEPRLIAERERDVEYSVSDHGDDWFILTNAGGAEDFCIARAPIGATGRDAWVPLVAHRPGRLIEGMVVFADWLVRQELEDAESRIVIRRLDAGEEHVIEQPDPCIEVGVMPGLEYDTDTLRFAMSGFARPAQVFDYDMRRRERTLRKTQEVPSGHDPESYVTRRLMATAPDGESVPISLFHHRDVAPDADTPLLLYGYGAYGISELPGFSPNRLSLVDRGFVYAIAHVRGGRERGYRWYREGRQAAKRNTFSDYIACAEALIEAGYTGVGRIAAHGGSAGGMLVGAVLNLRPELFQAAVADVPFVDVLNTMLDPDLPLTPPEWPEWGNPIEDPAAYAGIAAYSPYDNVAPRPYPHLLVTAGVSDPRVTYWEPAKWVARLRSEGEPSGTVLLHTNMSAGHGGPGGRFQFLEEVAYRYAFLIYHMRSSGTG; from the coding sequence ATGACCGATCGACCGGGATCCGGCGCGATCCGGCCGCCGCTTGCCATGCGCCGGCCAATCACTGATACCCGCCACGGCGTGACGCGTACCGACCCCTACGCCTGGCTGCGTGATGCCCACTGGCGCGATGCCATGGTCGACCCGGAGCGCCTGGATCCGGCGATTCGCGACTACCTCGAGGCGGAGAACCGCTACGCTGAATCGGTGATGAACCCGCTCGAGCCGCTGCGCCAGTCGCTGGTCACCGAGCTGCGGGGCCGCATCCGCGAGGATGACAGCAGCGTGCCAGCACCGGAGGGCCCCTGGGCCTACTACTCGCGCTACCGCGAGGGCGGTCAGCACCCGCTGCTGTGTCGGCATCCACGGGATGGCGGGGAAGAGCAGGTCCTGTTCGACGGCGATAGCGAGGCGGCCGGTACTGAGTACTTCCGGCTCGGCGGTGCGGCGCATAGCCCCGATCATCGCTATCTCGCCTGGGCCAGTGATCGCTCCGGCGCGGAGGCATTCTCGATCCGGGTTCGTGACCTTGCCACCGGCGACGATCTGCACGAGGTCATCCATCCGGCCCGGGGCGATATGGCCTGGGCCAATGACGGCGAGAGCTTTCTCTACACCGTGATCGATGACGAGCATCGGCCCCGCTGGGTCTATCGCCATCGCGTTGGCATGCCGGCCGAGTCGGATGAGCTGGTCTATACCGAGCGGGATCCCGGCTTCTTTCTGGGCGTGGATCGCACGGAGAGCGGGCGCTATCTGTTGATCGACAGCCACGACCACACCACCTCGGAGGTGCGCTGGCTGCCGGCCGACGATCCGACCGCCGAGCCGCGGCTCATCGCCGAGCGCGAGCGGGATGTGGAGTACTCGGTGAGTGACCATGGCGATGACTGGTTCATCCTCACCAACGCCGGTGGCGCGGAGGATTTCTGCATTGCCCGCGCGCCGATCGGCGCCACCGGGCGCGATGCCTGGGTGCCGCTGGTTGCCCATCGTCCGGGCCGGCTCATCGAGGGGATGGTGGTGTTCGCCGACTGGCTGGTCCGCCAGGAGCTGGAGGATGCCGAGTCGCGCATCGTCATCCGCCGCCTCGATGCCGGCGAGGAACATGTCATCGAACAGCCCGACCCCTGTATCGAGGTGGGTGTGATGCCCGGGCTTGAGTACGACACCGATACGCTGCGCTTTGCCATGAGCGGGTTCGCCCGGCCTGCCCAGGTGTTCGACTACGACATGCGCCGTCGCGAGCGGACGCTGCGCAAGACCCAGGAGGTCCCATCCGGACACGATCCCGAGTCCTATGTCACGCGGCGTCTGATGGCGACGGCGCCGGATGGGGAGTCGGTACCGATCTCCCTGTTCCACCACCGCGACGTGGCACCCGATGCCGATACGCCCCTGCTGCTCTATGGCTACGGTGCTTATGGCATCAGCGAGCTGCCCGGATTCAGCCCCAACCGGCTATCGCTGGTGGACCGGGGCTTTGTCTATGCCATCGCCCATGTGCGCGGGGGACGCGAGCGGGGTTATCGCTGGTATCGGGAGGGGCGACAGGCGGCGAAGCGCAATACCTTCAGCGACTATATCGCCTGTGCCGAGGCACTTATTGAGGCGGGTTACACCGGCGTCGGGCGCATTGCCGCGCATGGCGGCAGTGCCGGCGGCATGCTGGTCGGCGCCGTGCTCAATCTGCGCCCGGAGCTGTTCCAGGCCGCGGTGGCGGATGTGCCGTTTGTGGATGTACTCAACACCATGCTCGATCCGGATCTGCCGCTGACGCCACCGGAGTGGCCCGAATGGGGCAATCCCATCGAGGATCCCGCGGCCTACGCCGGGATCGCCGCCTACTCACCCTATGACAATGTGGCGCCACGGCCGTACCCGCATCTGCTGGTCACCGCCGGGGTCTCCGACCCGCGGGTGACCTACTGGGAGCCCGCGAAGTGGGTGGCGCGCCTGCGCAGCGAGGGTGAACCATCGGGGACGGTGCTGCTGCATACCAACATGAGCGCCGGCCATGGCGGTCCGGGCGGGCGATTCCAGTTTCTCGAGGAGGTCGCCTACCGCTACGCCTTCTTGATCTACCACATGAGATCGTCGGGGACCGGGTGA
- a CDS encoding DMT family transporter, producing MAAADQIGLSGPAAHGRGLAIALGAVLLISFDALMVRLADAPHWDIVFWRGWLICLSLGAWMLVSGKRLRLPPGRRDRWLIAASVVLLSGNTTLFVLSVTHTAAANTVVILAASPFFAALFSRIFLREQVPLRTWAAIALAVIGVVVVFGGGLQGGSVLGDSLALLLAMTVGAQLTILRRFPAVPRLPLVCVSGAIAGTMAIPFADPFSLSVSSYAVIGVMGLFQMPLATVLLTVATRYLPSPEVSLCLLIETILGPIWVWWLLGEAVPSLTLAGGALILTTVTVHASLALRAERQAWPV from the coding sequence ATGGCAGCGGCGGATCAAATCGGCTTGAGCGGACCGGCAGCGCATGGCCGCGGCCTGGCGATTGCGCTGGGTGCCGTGCTGCTGATCAGTTTCGATGCGCTGATGGTGCGCCTCGCGGATGCGCCGCACTGGGATATCGTGTTCTGGCGCGGCTGGCTGATCTGCCTGTCACTCGGGGCATGGATGCTGGTCAGCGGCAAGCGCTTGAGGCTTCCCCCGGGGCGACGTGATCGCTGGCTTATCGCCGCCTCAGTGGTGCTGCTCTCGGGCAACACGACGCTGTTCGTGCTCTCGGTGACTCACACAGCGGCGGCCAACACCGTGGTGATCCTCGCCGCTTCGCCATTTTTCGCCGCGCTGTTCTCGCGGATCTTCCTGCGCGAGCAGGTGCCCCTGCGCACCTGGGCGGCCATCGCGCTCGCCGTCATCGGCGTGGTGGTGGTGTTCGGGGGCGGGCTGCAGGGAGGCTCGGTGCTGGGCGACAGCCTGGCGCTGCTGCTGGCGATGACCGTCGGCGCGCAATTAACGATCCTGCGCCGCTTCCCCGCGGTCCCGCGGCTGCCGCTGGTCTGCGTCAGCGGGGCGATTGCCGGCACCATGGCCATTCCTTTCGCCGATCCATTCAGTCTCTCGGTGTCGAGCTATGCAGTGATCGGCGTGATGGGCCTGTTTCAGATGCCATTGGCCACTGTGTTGCTCACCGTTGCGACGCGCTATCTGCCCTCGCCGGAGGTCAGCCTCTGCCTGCTCATCGAGACCATCCTCGGCCCGATCTGGGTCTGGTGGTTGCTCGGCGAGGCGGTGCCGAGCCTGACATTGGCAGGCGGCGCGCTCATCCTGACCACTGTGACCGTGCATGCCTCGCTGGCCCTGCGGGCCGAGCGACAGGCCTGGCCCGTTTAA
- a CDS encoding FKBP-type peptidyl-prolyl cis-trans isomerase: MQIEKNAVVAIDYTLRDTEGEVLDASPDGQPLQYLHGAGNIIPGLEKALEGKTTGDDLDVSIPPEEAYGERDDRLQQDVPRSMFEGVDNVETGMRFQAQTQSGTQVVTVAAVSGDSVTVDANHPLAGQTLNFKVKVSDVREASDEEIEHGHVHE; this comes from the coding sequence ATGCAGATCGAAAAGAACGCGGTGGTTGCCATCGACTACACCCTGCGCGACACCGAGGGCGAGGTGCTCGACGCATCGCCGGACGGCCAGCCACTGCAGTATCTGCATGGTGCCGGCAATATCATCCCCGGCCTCGAAAAGGCCCTCGAGGGCAAGACCACCGGCGATGATCTGGATGTGAGCATCCCCCCGGAGGAGGCCTACGGTGAGCGTGACGACCGCCTGCAGCAGGATGTCCCGCGCAGCATGTTCGAGGGTGTCGACAACGTCGAGACGGGCATGCGCTTCCAGGCTCAGACCCAGTCGGGCACCCAGGTGGTGACCGTGGCCGCCGTCAGCGGTGACAGCGTGACGGTGGACGCCAACCATCCGCTCGCCGGGCAGACGCTGAACTTCAAGGTCAAGGTCTCCGACGTGCGCGAGGCCTCGGACGAGGAAATCGAGCACGGCCACGTGCACGAGTAG
- a CDS encoding ABC transporter ATP-binding protein — protein sequence MIEIERISRAFGGLQAVREVSFTVAEGSITGLIGPNGAGKSTLFGMVAGALPPDSGRIRLQGEDITGLPTHALFHKGLVRTFQIPHEFSRMTVRENLMIVPARQAGESLLRSWLQWWSVVREDRAILRQADEVLEFLEISHLRDELAGNLSGGQKKLLDLGRTMMTDAKAVLLDEPGAGVNRTLLGKLAEAIERLNRERGYTFCVIEHDMDLIARLCDPVMVMANGELIAQGDMATLRENPQVREAYLGTGTSGGIGAA from the coding sequence GTGATCGAAATCGAGCGGATTTCCCGGGCATTCGGTGGCCTGCAGGCGGTCCGTGAGGTCTCTTTCACGGTGGCCGAGGGCAGCATCACGGGGCTGATCGGCCCCAACGGCGCCGGCAAGTCGACGCTGTTCGGCATGGTCGCCGGCGCCCTTCCCCCGGACAGCGGCCGTATTCGGCTGCAGGGCGAGGACATCACCGGCCTGCCCACCCACGCGCTCTTCCACAAGGGGCTGGTGCGCACCTTCCAGATCCCGCACGAGTTCTCGCGCATGACCGTGCGCGAGAACCTCATGATCGTCCCCGCCCGCCAGGCGGGCGAGAGCCTGCTGCGGAGCTGGCTGCAGTGGTGGAGCGTCGTCCGGGAGGACCGTGCAATCCTGCGCCAGGCCGATGAGGTGCTGGAGTTCCTCGAGATCAGCCATCTGCGCGATGAACTGGCCGGCAACCTCTCCGGCGGCCAGAAGAAACTCCTCGACCTGGGCCGAACCATGATGACCGACGCCAAGGCCGTTCTGCTCGACGAGCCCGGCGCCGGGGTCAACCGCACACTGCTCGGCAAACTCGCCGAGGCCATCGAGCGGCTCAACCGCGAGCGCGGCTATACCTTCTGTGTCATCGAGCACGACATGGACCTGATCGCCCGGCTCTGCGACCCGGTCATGGTGATGGCCAACGGCGAGCTGATCGCCCAGGGCGACATGGCCACGCTGCGCGAGAATCCGCAGGTGCGGGAAGCCTATCTGGGCACCGGCACCAGCGGCGGCATTGGAGCGGCCTGA
- a CDS encoding ABC transporter ATP-binding protein, producing MSLLQASGLYAGYGGVDILRGTNLRVEADEIVVIVGPNGAGKSTAMKAVFGLVPIREGRVEYMGEDITNRPPERMVTRGIAYVPQESNVFPSLSVLENLELGAYALSGDHRPRMEKIFEIFPRLKERRHQQAGVMSGGERQMVAMGRALMVDPHLLMLDEPTAGLAPRLIDETFERIKGINQLGIGVLMVEQNARQALAAADRGYVLATGENRYEDTGPALLANPEVAEMFLGG from the coding sequence ATGAGTCTTCTACAAGCAAGCGGCCTTTACGCGGGCTACGGCGGTGTGGACATCCTCCGCGGCACCAATCTGCGGGTGGAAGCCGACGAAATCGTGGTCATCGTCGGCCCCAACGGCGCCGGCAAATCCACCGCCATGAAGGCGGTGTTCGGCCTCGTGCCAATCCGCGAGGGGCGCGTGGAGTACATGGGCGAGGACATCACCAACCGCCCGCCGGAGCGCATGGTCACCCGCGGCATTGCCTACGTCCCGCAGGAGTCCAACGTGTTTCCGTCGCTCAGCGTGCTGGAGAACCTCGAGCTAGGCGCCTATGCGCTGAGCGGCGATCATCGCCCGCGCATGGAGAAGATCTTCGAGATCTTCCCGCGGCTCAAGGAGCGGCGCCATCAGCAGGCGGGCGTGATGTCCGGCGGCGAGCGGCAGATGGTGGCCATGGGCCGGGCGCTTATGGTCGACCCGCACCTGCTGATGCTCGATGAGCCGACCGCGGGGCTCGCGCCACGGCTCATCGACGAGACCTTCGAGCGCATCAAGGGCATCAACCAGCTCGGCATCGGCGTGCTCATGGTCGAGCAGAACGCCCGCCAGGCGCTGGCCGCCGCCGACCGCGGCTACGTGCTCGCCACCGGCGAGAATCGCTACGAAGACACCGGCCCCGCCCTCCTCGCCAACCCCGAGGTGGCAGAAATGTTCCTGGGCGGATAA
- a CDS encoding branched-chain amino acid ABC transporter permease, protein MIEFIQLLINGILLGSILALGAVGATMIFGVLRFAHFAHGDLMAIGAYFALTVVTVFNLPVLAALPVAMLLTAGLAVGIDQVVYRRIRRVQPVILLIASFATALVLRSFIQMVWGSSNQVYQTGIQLPWRIGPLTLKPDHLLIFIAATVLVIGVHLFLTRTKMGKAMRAMSDNMNLALVTGIPADRVIMWTWVIGGALAAAAGVFLGMDTRLHPVMGWTLLLPIFAATILGGIGRPYGAILGGLVIGCAMELSTLIIPGSYKPAVAFAIMVVTLIFRPQGIIKGSV, encoded by the coding sequence ATGATCGAGTTCATCCAGCTCCTCATCAACGGCATCCTGCTCGGCAGTATTCTGGCGCTGGGCGCCGTCGGGGCGACCATGATCTTCGGTGTGCTGCGCTTCGCGCACTTCGCCCACGGCGATCTGATGGCCATCGGCGCCTATTTCGCGCTGACGGTGGTGACCGTGTTCAACCTGCCGGTGCTCGCCGCCCTGCCCGTGGCCATGCTCCTCACCGCGGGGCTTGCCGTGGGCATCGACCAGGTGGTCTACCGCCGCATCCGCCGGGTGCAGCCGGTCATCCTGCTGATCGCCTCGTTCGCCACCGCCCTGGTCCTGCGCTCGTTCATCCAGATGGTCTGGGGCAGCAGCAACCAGGTCTACCAGACGGGCATCCAGCTCCCCTGGCGCATCGGGCCGCTCACGCTCAAACCCGATCACCTGCTGATCTTCATCGCCGCCACCGTGCTGGTGATCGGCGTGCATCTGTTCCTCACCCGCACGAAGATGGGCAAGGCCATGCGGGCGATGAGCGACAACATGAACCTGGCCCTGGTCACCGGCATCCCCGCCGATCGGGTGATCATGTGGACCTGGGTCATCGGCGGCGCGCTGGCCGCGGCGGCCGGCGTGTTCCTCGGCATGGATACGCGGCTGCATCCGGTCATGGGCTGGACCCTGCTGCTGCCGATCTTCGCGGCCACCATCCTCGGCGGCATCGGCCGGCCCTACGGCGCCATTCTCGGCGGGCTGGTGATCGGCTGCGCGATGGAGCTCTCCACGCTCATCATCCCCGGCTCGTACAAACCGGCGGTGGCCTTCGCGATCATGGTGGTCACGCTGATCTTCCGGCCGCAGGGGATCATCAAGGGGTCGGTGTAA
- a CDS encoding branched-chain amino acid ABC transporter permease encodes MELAGLGAYALFFLNLVGIYAIMALGLNMQWGMTGQFNIGIAGFFAVGAYTTAILTTGPSDNWLGGFNLPFLVGLVGSVLVCLPIAWAVGRITARLRTDYLAIATIGIAEIIRLFFLNEGWLSNGTRGIPGIQKPFGVGNGGYLIVVAAFVGLTWLAVEIARRSPWGRVLRAIRDNEPATAAAGKDIARFRLQAFVVGSCIMALGGGLYAHFVGFVSPEAFRPLYGTFLVWVMLIAGGSGNNLGAMLGALVVWLIWSSTEMLAGLVPTALIGSESAFRVFLIGILLQIILVSRPQGLLPEKRPPMPGERGASVGKGHSVRD; translated from the coding sequence ATGGAACTTGCTGGACTGGGCGCCTACGCCCTCTTCTTCCTCAATCTGGTGGGCATCTACGCCATCATGGCGCTGGGGCTGAACATGCAATGGGGCATGACCGGGCAGTTCAATATCGGCATCGCGGGGTTCTTTGCCGTCGGCGCCTATACCACGGCCATTCTCACCACTGGCCCTTCGGACAACTGGCTGGGCGGGTTCAACCTGCCCTTCCTGGTCGGGCTCGTCGGCTCGGTGCTGGTCTGCCTGCCAATCGCCTGGGCGGTCGGGCGCATCACCGCGCGACTGCGTACCGATTACCTCGCCATCGCCACCATCGGTATCGCCGAGATCATCCGGCTGTTCTTCCTCAACGAGGGGTGGCTCAGCAACGGCACCCGCGGCATCCCGGGCATCCAGAAGCCGTTCGGCGTTGGCAATGGCGGTTACCTGATCGTGGTCGCGGCCTTCGTGGGACTGACCTGGCTGGCGGTGGAAATCGCCCGGCGCTCGCCCTGGGGCCGGGTCCTGCGGGCCATCCGCGACAACGAACCCGCCACCGCGGCGGCCGGCAAGGACATCGCGCGTTTCCGGCTGCAGGCCTTCGTGGTGGGATCCTGCATCATGGCGCTGGGCGGCGGGCTCTATGCCCACTTCGTCGGCTTTGTCAGCCCCGAGGCCTTCCGCCCGCTCTACGGCACCTTCCTGGTCTGGGTCATGCTGATCGCCGGCGGCAGCGGCAACAATCTCGGCGCCATGCTCGGCGCCCTGGTGGTCTGGCTGATCTGGTCGTCCACCGAGATGCTCGCCGGTCTGGTACCCACGGCGCTGATCGGCAGCGAGAGCGCCTTCCGCGTGTTCCTCATCGGCATCCTGCTACAGATCATCCTGGTCAGCCGGCCGCAGGGACTTCTGCCCGAGAAGCGGCCACCGATGCCGGGCGAGCGTGGCGCGAGTGTGGGAAAGGGCCACTCCGTCAGGGATTGA
- a CDS encoding ABC transporter substrate-binding protein: MRINGKLAGAVGALSLVMAAGAAEAELRIGALLPLTGDLQAYGESSRNGIELAASEINAEGGVMGQEVVIEIADTQTEPQAGVDAAQRLVSVQNVSAIVGALSSGVTIPVASSVTSVEGVPQISGASTSPVMTTLEDDDFLFRTTPSDAFQGTALASIAADEGVDSVAILYINNDYGEGLADAFTEAFESAGGSVVGRTGYEPGMASYRGELSQVSDGESPLLLIGYPENGQTILRQALEGGYFSQFMFTDGMKSPQIVENLGAQFLNGSFGTVPEARDDTDAAQHFRSAYEASYGELPPVPYIDTAYDAVYTIALAALVANSTDPVAIRDHLRAVNDPEGMVVGPGQFDVAVELVNAGEPINYQGASGSVDYDANGDVAGTFGHWVIEDGEYVTVEVFEPSM; encoded by the coding sequence ATGAGAATAAACGGCAAGCTAGCGGGCGCGGTGGGCGCCCTGTCCCTGGTCATGGCCGCGGGTGCTGCTGAGGCGGAGCTGCGCATCGGTGCGCTGCTGCCCCTCACCGGCGATCTGCAGGCCTATGGTGAGAGTTCGCGCAACGGCATCGAACTGGCCGCCAGCGAGATCAACGCCGAGGGCGGTGTCATGGGTCAGGAGGTGGTCATCGAGATCGCCGATACCCAGACCGAGCCGCAGGCCGGTGTCGATGCCGCCCAGCGGCTGGTGTCCGTGCAGAATGTCTCGGCGATCGTCGGCGCGCTCTCCAGCGGCGTGACGATTCCCGTGGCGAGCAGTGTCACTTCCGTGGAGGGCGTGCCGCAGATCTCCGGTGCCTCCACCTCCCCGGTGATGACCACGCTCGAGGATGATGACTTCCTGTTCCGCACCACGCCGTCGGATGCCTTCCAGGGCACCGCGCTCGCCTCGATCGCGGCGGACGAGGGAGTTGACAGCGTTGCCATCCTCTACATCAACAACGACTATGGCGAAGGCCTTGCCGATGCCTTCACCGAGGCCTTTGAATCGGCCGGTGGCAGCGTGGTCGGCCGCACCGGCTACGAGCCGGGCATGGCCTCCTACCGGGGTGAGCTCAGCCAGGTCTCCGATGGCGAATCGCCGCTGCTGCTGATCGGTTATCCGGAGAACGGCCAGACCATCCTGCGTCAGGCGCTGGAAGGGGGCTACTTCAGCCAGTTCATGTTCACCGACGGCATGAAGTCGCCGCAGATCGTCGAAAACCTCGGCGCGCAGTTCCTGAACGGCAGTTTCGGCACGGTGCCGGAGGCCCGTGATGACACGGACGCGGCCCAGCATTTCCGCAGCGCCTATGAGGCGAGCTATGGCGAGCTGCCGCCGGTGCCCTACATCGACACCGCCTACGACGCGGTCTACACCATCGCGCTGGCGGCCCTGGTGGCGAACAGCACCGACCCGGTGGCGATCCGCGACCATCTGCGCGCGGTCAATGACCCCGAGGGCATGGTTGTCGGGCCGGGTCAGTTTGACGTGGCCGTGGAGCTCGTCAACGCGGGTGAGCCGATCAACTACCAGGGTGCTTCCGGCAGCGTCGACTACGACGCCAACGGAGATGTCGCCGGCACCTTTGGCCATTGGGTCATCGAAGATGGCGAGTATGTGACCGTGGAGGTCTTCGAGCCGTCCATGTAA